Proteins encoded within one genomic window of Candidatus Eisenbacteria bacterium:
- a CDS encoding PilZ domain-containing protein, whose product MARGREKERRKSKRITARLALQIEKKEPVEGEDVLIAESINMSTGGVYCRLRVPVPVLTKVVMTLLIPAFGKVLKKTHVLKCEGIVVRCSETGSGEKNGDYEVACSIMNLKKGDKELIDKYVTWKSMRSFLR is encoded by the coding sequence ATGGCCCGAGGAAGAGAAAAAGAAAGAAGAAAATCCAAGAGAATCACGGCCAGACTTGCTCTCCAGATCGAGAAAAAGGAACCGGTTGAGGGTGAGGATGTACTTATAGCGGAGAGCATTAATATGAGTACCGGCGGGGTTTACTGCCGCCTCCGGGTCCCGGTCCCGGTACTCACGAAGGTCGTGATGACGCTCTTGATTCCGGCTTTTGGCAAGGTGCTCAAGAAAACGCACGTGCTCAAGTGCGAAGGCATCGTGGTCAGATGTTCGGAGACAGGCAGCGGGGAAAAGAACGGGGACTACGAGGTGGCTTGCAGCATCATGAACCTGAAAAAGGGCGATAAAGAGCTTATCGACAAGTATGTGACCTGGAAGTCGATGAGGAGCTTCCTGCGTTGA
- a CDS encoding PorV/PorQ family protein, whose translation MKLKKLVPLFLGPAILFSSASADKYAGEFLRIGAGARALGMGGAFVAVADDGTAGFWNPAGLVFLKKKELFLMHSEQFGSLLNYDFGSFVFPLEEEGRSAVSVGFVRLGTDNIPYTNDLQFEDYGRDGIQATQDEGENNGIREPYERIIYDEARVQWKSDSESAMMLGYGRIAGERLKLGGSFKIIRQVIGDNSSFGAGLDFGAVYEPAAWVSFGLMAKDFTTTPITWDTGKREFISPTLRMGLQITRHVEKANGAFTVSGDLLLGFEGTRTYSSESPLKRVTADGFVGGEFWFLRSIALRAGLEDGRPNAGAGFRYRRFGVDYAFLSHEDLDASHRVSGSIRF comes from the coding sequence ATGAAGCTGAAGAAACTTGTCCCTCTCTTTCTTGGGCCGGCAATCCTTTTTTCCTCAGCCTCTGCGGATAAGTATGCGGGAGAATTTCTCCGGATTGGAGCAGGGGCCCGGGCGTTGGGTATGGGCGGAGCTTTCGTGGCCGTGGCCGACGACGGAACCGCCGGTTTCTGGAATCCGGCCGGGCTGGTGTTCCTCAAGAAAAAAGAACTCTTCCTCATGCATTCCGAACAGTTTGGCTCCCTCCTGAATTATGATTTCGGCTCTTTCGTATTTCCTTTGGAAGAAGAAGGGAGGAGCGCAGTTTCCGTGGGTTTCGTCCGCCTTGGGACCGACAACATTCCCTACACTAATGACCTTCAGTTTGAAGACTATGGCAGGGACGGCATCCAGGCCACTCAGGACGAAGGCGAGAACAACGGCATTCGGGAACCCTACGAGCGCATCATATATGATGAGGCCAGGGTGCAATGGAAAAGTGATTCCGAATCGGCGATGATGCTTGGATACGGAAGAATCGCCGGTGAAAGACTGAAGTTGGGCGGAAGTTTCAAGATCATCAGGCAGGTTATCGGCGACAATTCAAGTTTCGGTGCCGGACTCGACTTCGGCGCCGTCTACGAACCGGCCGCATGGGTCTCGTTCGGCCTGATGGCCAAGGATTTCACGACAACCCCGATAACCTGGGACACTGGAAAACGGGAGTTCATATCTCCAACGCTGAGGATGGGGCTGCAGATAACACGGCATGTTGAAAAGGCAAACGGTGCATTCACGGTTTCCGGTGACCTTCTCCTCGGCTTCGAAGGAACCAGAACGTACAGCAGTGAAAGTCCTCTGAAGAGGGTCACTGCCGACGGGTTTGTTGGCGGGGAGTTCTGGTTCCTGAGATCGATCGCGTTGAGGGCCGGTCTTGAGGACGGCAGACCGAATGCGGGAGCCGGATTCAGATACAGGCGATTTGGAGTTGATTATGCATTCCTGAGTCATGAAGACCTTGATGCGAGCCACAGGGTCTCCGGCTCAATCAGGTTCTAG